One genomic region from Planctomycetaceae bacterium encodes:
- a CDS encoding type II toxin-antitoxin system HipA family toxin, whose protein sequence is MAETLFVHYQQHTVGELTLSASGLIEFRYCQEWQSNPDSFPVSISLPLDGKFDAQASHNFFVNLLPEANVRLQICQSLQISQGNDFELLKAIGGDCAGALAITRSGTPTEQDQRYEAVSERQLADWSIGTPNAFSAVTGQDEVRLSLAGAQDKLPVHVKEDGIFIPLGNTPSTSLLKFASPIYSHLPENETFVTMLASAVGLPVVDIRLRPTKRSAIAVIARYDRVAENGGYRRLHQEDFCQALGIGAACKYEKEGGPGLRQCAEIIRRHTSFPLVELQKLMHWTLFNLLIGNADAHGKNLSLLYVDRRRLQLAPFYDLVCTRNYKNISRHLAMSLGGVTDPDQIGVRQLQAVAEDLGVRAAVVTKAVATMSDQLQIALPDVVDRFSQLFGPSPILERIPMVVRKQIRRIKTTLNATL, encoded by the coding sequence GTGGCTGAAACCTTATTTGTACACTATCAGCAACACACCGTGGGCGAACTGACGCTGTCTGCTTCCGGGCTGATAGAGTTTCGATATTGTCAGGAGTGGCAGAGCAACCCGGACAGCTTTCCGGTTTCAATCTCTCTTCCACTGGACGGCAAATTCGATGCCCAGGCAAGCCACAATTTCTTTGTGAACCTGCTTCCCGAAGCGAACGTTCGCCTGCAGATTTGCCAGTCACTGCAGATCTCGCAAGGTAACGATTTTGAATTGTTGAAAGCGATTGGAGGAGATTGCGCCGGGGCTCTGGCGATTACGCGTTCCGGCACACCGACAGAGCAGGATCAGCGCTATGAAGCCGTCAGTGAACGTCAGCTGGCGGACTGGTCCATTGGAACACCGAATGCATTTTCTGCGGTGACGGGACAGGATGAGGTGCGACTGTCACTGGCAGGAGCTCAGGACAAGCTGCCGGTGCATGTGAAAGAAGACGGCATTTTTATTCCGCTTGGCAACACGCCCAGTACGTCGCTGTTGAAGTTTGCGTCTCCGATTTATTCGCACCTGCCGGAGAATGAAACGTTTGTCACCATGCTGGCCAGTGCTGTCGGATTACCAGTCGTGGACATTCGTCTGCGACCGACAAAACGATCGGCCATTGCCGTCATCGCGCGCTATGATCGCGTCGCTGAAAACGGAGGTTATCGACGACTGCATCAGGAAGATTTCTGTCAGGCACTGGGAATTGGTGCCGCCTGTAAATACGAAAAAGAAGGCGGCCCGGGACTGCGACAGTGTGCTGAAATTATCCGTCGTCATACTTCTTTTCCACTGGTCGAACTTCAGAAACTGATGCACTGGACGCTCTTTAATCTGTTGATCGGAAACGCAGATGCACATGGAAAGAATTTGTCACTGTTGTACGTCGATCGACGTCGTCTGCAGCTTGCACCCTTCTACGATCTTGTCTGCACAAGGAACTACAAGAACATTTCTCGCCACCTGGCAATGAGTTTGGGCGGTGTAACCGACCCGGATCAGATTGGCGTCAGGCAACTCCAGGCTGTCGCAGAAGATCTGGGCGTGCGAGCAGCAGTCGTGACGAAGGCAGTTGCCACCATGAGCGACCAGCTTCAGATCGCGCTGCCCGATGTTGTCGATCGCTTTTCGCAGTTATTTGGTCCGTCGCCCATTCTGGAACGCATTCCGATGGTTGTTCGGAAACAAATACGTCGAATCAAGACCACCCTGAATGCAACGCTGTAA
- a CDS encoding HlyD family efflux transporter periplasmic adaptor subunit, protein MRRIIIITGLLSFAALVWFLLQPKPVAVDLAEVSRGDMVQTVQDDGRTRIREKYIISAPLSGRLVRVDLDPGDVVTASETQVAVIQPTDPSLLDPRALAEAEARVKTAEARIAQLEPRLKLAEEKLNFSETELGRIQKLSEENATGKSDLDAAKLSFAVARSEYSDAVYAQQIAEFELKLAQAALIHTSDATATTDDKTEKAQAAAESREFQLPIRSPITGRVLRVFQESATVVAAGAPLLEVGDPADLEVEVDVLSSDAVRIEPGAMVFLEQWGGDKPLTGKVRLVEPSAFTKISALGIEEQRVNVIIDFESADEPPALGDGYRVDARIVTWQGQDVLKVPAGALFRSGNQWAVFRDVNNRAVTTLLKLGHRNDAEAEVLDGLSAGEHVVLHPGDLLQEGCLLKAR, encoded by the coding sequence ATGCGTCGAATCATCATCATCACCGGACTCCTGAGCTTTGCTGCTTTGGTGTGGTTCCTGCTGCAACCCAAACCAGTCGCCGTCGACCTTGCCGAGGTTTCTCGGGGCGACATGGTGCAGACCGTTCAGGATGATGGCCGTACGCGGATTCGGGAGAAGTATATTATTTCCGCACCGTTATCCGGACGGCTTGTTCGAGTCGATTTGGATCCAGGTGATGTCGTCACCGCAAGCGAAACTCAGGTTGCTGTGATTCAGCCCACAGATCCTTCGTTGCTGGACCCACGCGCACTGGCCGAGGCGGAGGCTCGCGTGAAAACGGCAGAAGCGAGGATTGCTCAGCTGGAACCGCGCTTGAAGCTGGCGGAGGAGAAACTGAATTTTTCCGAAACAGAACTGGGACGCATTCAGAAGCTCTCAGAAGAGAATGCCACCGGGAAGAGTGATCTGGACGCTGCCAAACTGTCGTTCGCGGTCGCTCGTTCTGAATATTCGGATGCCGTTTATGCTCAACAGATCGCAGAATTTGAACTCAAATTGGCTCAGGCGGCATTGATTCATACCAGTGACGCAACTGCGACTACTGACGATAAGACGGAGAAAGCTCAAGCAGCCGCAGAAAGCAGGGAATTTCAGTTACCGATTCGATCCCCTATTACCGGGCGCGTCCTGCGAGTGTTTCAGGAAAGCGCAACCGTCGTGGCGGCCGGCGCACCGCTGCTGGAAGTCGGCGATCCTGCCGACCTCGAAGTGGAAGTTGATGTCCTTTCGAGTGATGCCGTTCGTATCGAACCGGGAGCGATGGTATTTCTGGAACAGTGGGGCGGTGACAAGCCGTTGACTGGAAAAGTGCGACTGGTGGAGCCATCCGCCTTCACAAAGATCTCCGCACTGGGGATCGAAGAACAGCGTGTTAACGTGATCATCGATTTCGAATCGGCGGACGAACCGCCGGCTTTAGGGGATGGCTATCGTGTGGATGCCAGAATCGTTACGTGGCAAGGTCAGGATGTTTTGAAAGTGCCGGCCGGGGCACTCTTTCGTTCGGGCAATCAATGGGCCGTTTTTCGTGACGTCAATAATCGCGCTGTCACGACACTGCTGAAACTGGGACATCGCAATGATGCTGAGGCCGAAGTTCTGGATGGACTGTCCGCAGGCGAACATGTCGTGCTGCATCCCGGGGATCTGCTTCAGGAAGGATGTTTGCTGAAGGCCCGATAA
- a CDS encoding ABC transporter permease, whose protein sequence is MLAIHRKLVRDLWTLRGQAVAVAAVIACGVAISVMSLSTLESLSETRDTYYGRFAFAHLFASVKRAPLHVATRLNEIDGVAQVEARIVRDVTMMVEGLAEPAVARLISIPDTGTSRLNQVYLRRGRMPQIGHGLEVLVGESFAAEHSFRPGDSVQAILNGRLRTLRIVGVALSPEYVLQIKAGDMLPDTKRFGIFWMPVTTMEAAFDMKEAFNDVSVSLMYGASEDEAKRRMDLLLDPWGNGGAYGRDEQVSARYLDEEITQLRGTGMIVPIVFLAVAAFLLNIVLSRLISTQREQIAAMKAFGYSNVEVGLHYFQMIAVIVFCGVVLGTAVGAWMGHGLTSIYTQFYRFPMFHFAMDLRSTVLASSLSLVAASIGSLSAVAAAVQLPPAEAMRPEPPPRYQPTLVERFGLQRWFSQTWRMILRQLQRRPWKSSLSCLGIGLGTAVMVVGSFGSDALDYLIEFQFRMAQRDDVMVTFYEPTPKTVLNELHNLPCVIQVEAFRSLPVRLTFGPRDRRLALMGLSAQRELFRLFDADVREIQLPESGLLISEKLAQLLNVSVGDRVAVDVLEGKRPQTSLIVSGLIRDFSGTNAYVHSKVIDRIMAERPMVSGAWLTVDASGQQQLYETLKQTPRVAGVTVKMATIQSFLDTIAENQLRMRLFNIAFACVIACGVVYNTARIALAERSRELATLRVLGFTTGEVSGILLGELAVLTVIAIPLGLMIGHILAWLTCQALQTEMYRIPFIISRFTYLFASVVVLLATIVSSLLVRRRIDQLDMVEVLKSRE, encoded by the coding sequence ATGCTCGCGATTCACCGAAAATTAGTTCGCGATCTCTGGACGCTGCGGGGCCAGGCCGTTGCCGTTGCTGCCGTAATTGCCTGTGGTGTTGCTATCAGTGTGATGTCGCTCAGCACGCTGGAATCACTCTCCGAAACACGCGATACCTACTACGGACGGTTTGCCTTCGCCCATCTGTTTGCTTCTGTTAAACGGGCTCCCCTGCATGTCGCAACACGACTCAATGAAATTGACGGAGTGGCGCAGGTTGAGGCACGAATTGTGCGCGACGTCACCATGATGGTCGAAGGTCTGGCCGAGCCTGCGGTGGCTCGCCTGATTTCCATTCCGGACACCGGCACATCGCGATTGAATCAGGTTTATCTGCGGCGCGGTCGAATGCCTCAAATTGGACATGGTCTGGAAGTACTGGTGGGCGAATCGTTTGCGGCGGAACACAGTTTCAGGCCGGGGGATTCCGTGCAGGCTATTCTGAACGGCCGCCTGCGAACACTGCGAATCGTTGGTGTTGCGCTGTCGCCGGAATATGTGCTGCAGATCAAAGCCGGAGACATGCTGCCGGACACGAAACGCTTTGGGATCTTCTGGATGCCCGTCACCACGATGGAAGCGGCCTTCGATATGAAGGAAGCCTTTAACGATGTCAGCGTATCACTGATGTACGGAGCATCCGAAGACGAAGCGAAACGCCGCATGGATCTGCTGCTGGATCCCTGGGGCAACGGGGGAGCCTACGGCCGGGACGAACAAGTATCGGCACGTTATCTGGATGAAGAAATCACCCAGTTGCGAGGCACAGGAATGATTGTGCCAATCGTCTTTCTGGCCGTGGCCGCGTTTCTTCTGAACATCGTGCTGTCGCGACTGATCAGCACACAGCGCGAACAAATTGCGGCAATGAAAGCATTCGGCTATTCCAACGTGGAAGTCGGACTGCATTATTTTCAGATGATCGCCGTGATTGTGTTTTGTGGTGTCGTGCTGGGGACTGCCGTCGGGGCGTGGATGGGGCACGGCTTAACCAGCATCTACACCCAGTTTTACCGTTTTCCGATGTTCCATTTTGCGATGGATTTGCGATCGACGGTACTCGCTTCCTCGCTGAGCCTTGTGGCGGCTTCCATTGGCAGCCTGAGTGCCGTTGCCGCCGCGGTGCAATTGCCTCCTGCTGAAGCCATGCGGCCCGAACCTCCACCCAGATACCAACCGACACTTGTGGAACGCTTTGGACTGCAACGCTGGTTTTCGCAGACCTGGCGGATGATTCTGCGTCAACTGCAACGGCGTCCCTGGAAGTCCTCGCTCAGTTGTCTGGGGATTGGTTTGGGAACGGCCGTGATGGTTGTCGGCAGCTTTGGGTCAGACGCTCTGGATTATCTGATTGAGTTTCAGTTTCGGATGGCTCAGCGTGATGACGTTATGGTGACTTTCTATGAGCCAACACCAAAAACGGTGCTGAATGAACTGCACAATTTGCCTTGCGTTATCCAGGTCGAAGCATTCCGTTCGCTTCCCGTGCGGCTGACATTCGGTCCGCGCGATCGGCGTCTGGCATTGATGGGTTTGTCAGCGCAGCGGGAGCTTTTTCGACTGTTCGATGCGGACGTCAGGGAGATCCAGCTGCCGGAATCCGGTCTTTTGATTTCCGAAAAACTGGCTCAACTGCTCAATGTGTCTGTGGGTGATCGAGTCGCCGTCGATGTACTGGAAGGTAAGCGGCCTCAGACCAGCCTGATCGTGTCCGGTCTGATTCGCGACTTCAGCGGAACCAATGCGTATGTTCACAGCAAGGTTATTGATCGAATCATGGCCGAACGCCCGATGGTTTCCGGCGCGTGGTTGACGGTCGATGCCTCCGGTCAGCAGCAGCTTTACGAAACGCTCAAGCAGACGCCCCGTGTGGCAGGTGTCACCGTCAAAATGGCGACGATTCAAAGCTTCCTGGATACGATTGCAGAAAATCAGTTGCGTATGCGGTTGTTCAACATTGCCTTCGCCTGCGTGATTGCCTGTGGAGTCGTCTACAATACGGCCCGAATTGCCCTGGCGGAACGCAGTCGTGAACTGGCTACACTGCGAGTTCTTGGATTCACAACGGGTGAAGTCTCGGGGATCCTGCTGGGAGAACTGGCTGTTCTGACCGTCATTGCTATACCACTGGGACTGATGATCGGGCACATTCTGGCATGGCTGACCTGTCAGGCTCTGCAGACAGAAATGTATCGCATCCCGTTCATTATCAGCCGGTTCACCTACCTGTTTGCGTCCGTCGTTGTGTTGCTGGCGACCATTGTTTCAAGCCTGCTTGTGCGCCGGCGAATTGATCAACTGGACATGGTGGAAGTGCTGAAGAGCCGTGAATGA
- a CDS encoding helix-turn-helix domain-containing protein translates to MVKVDSAGQIGQLVRQRRKEAGMTLKDAAALAGVGVRFLSELERGKPTLQLGLAISVLQLFGLELHVEQRGDQRG, encoded by the coding sequence ATGGTGAAGGTCGATAGTGCAGGTCAGATTGGCCAGCTCGTGCGCCAACGACGAAAAGAAGCTGGCATGACACTGAAAGACGCCGCGGCACTGGCTGGCGTGGGTGTTCGTTTTTTGTCGGAGCTGGAACGCGGCAAACCGACGTTACAGCTGGGCCTGGCAATCAGCGTATTGCAGTTGTTCGGGCTGGAACTGCACGTGGAACAACGAGGTGATCAGCGTGGCTGA
- a CDS encoding ABC transporter ATP-binding protein, producing MSKSPLQPETRTAVFEARDITRVYRMGEVDVTALRGTSVKLYEGEFVVLVGPSGSGKSTLLNILGALDVPTSGRVFFRNGELTAMTDSQLTRFRRNHVGFVFQFYNLIPSLTAEENVALVTEICEHPMKPADALEMVGLKARRNHFPSQMSGGEQQRVAIARAIAKQPGVLLCDEPTGALDVTTGVLVLEVIERVNRELGTTTAVITHNAAIAAMADRVISMSDGRIVDERINDHKKLPCEIEW from the coding sequence ATGTCCAAGTCCCCTTTACAACCTGAAACTCGGACCGCCGTTTTTGAAGCGCGCGATATTACCCGTGTATATCGCATGGGCGAAGTGGATGTGACTGCCCTGCGCGGCACGAGTGTGAAACTCTATGAAGGAGAGTTTGTTGTCCTGGTGGGGCCGTCCGGAAGTGGTAAATCAACGTTGCTGAACATCCTTGGTGCTTTGGATGTGCCTACGTCCGGCCGGGTTTTTTTTCGCAACGGCGAGCTTACGGCCATGACCGACTCGCAGCTCACGCGGTTCCGGCGAAATCATGTCGGCTTTGTCTTTCAGTTCTACAATCTGATTCCCAGTTTGACGGCCGAAGAGAATGTCGCTCTGGTCACGGAAATCTGCGAGCACCCGATGAAACCTGCCGACGCGCTGGAAATGGTGGGATTGAAAGCACGTCGCAACCATTTTCCATCTCAGATGTCCGGAGGTGAACAGCAGCGGGTTGCCATAGCGCGCGCGATTGCCAAGCAGCCGGGTGTTCTGCTGTGTGACGAACCAACCGGTGCCCTGGATGTCACGACTGGTGTTCTGGTGCTGGAAGTGATTGAGCGTGTGAATCGAGAACTTGGCACAACAACGGCCGTCATCACTCACAACGCAGCGATTGCAGCGATGGCGGATCGCGTGATCAGCATGTCGGATGGTCGCATTGTTGATGAACGTATCAACGATCACAAAAAACTGCCGTGCGAGATCGAATGGTAA